AGGATCTTCCATTCGGAAAGATCGAGCACCCGCGCCACGTTCATGTAGTCGCTGGGCACGCGCTGCACGCCCACTGCGGTGTTGATGATCATGGGCCAGATCGAACAGATGAAGATGGTCCAGATGGCAGCCGGGTTGGCGCCCTTGAAGACCAGCAGCCCGATCGGCAGCCAGGCCAGTGGCGACACCGGGCGCAGCAGGCTGATCAGCGGATTGAACATGCGCGCCAGGAAGCCGAAGCGCCCGATCGCGAAGCCGGCCGGGATGCCGACCACGGCGGCCAACCCGAAGCCCAGCGCAACTCGCTGGAGCGAGGACAGCACGTTCCAGCCCACGCCCTGGTCGTTGGGGCCCTTGCTGTAGAACGGATCGCTGAACACGGTCAACGCCTGCTGCCAGACGGCGCCTGGCGAGGGGAAGCCGGTGGTGCTCTTCAGCGCCACGAGTTCCCAGATCAGGACCAGCAATGCGAAGCCCATGATCGGCGGCAGTACGCGTAGCCAGATCCAGCTGAAGTCGTGCGGCGGACGAGCGGGGGGCGCGGGCGCGGCCGCGCCATCCTGCATGGCCGGCGCCGCGACAGCGGCAGGCTGGATCGGGCTGCGCGATGCCGGGGCGCTCGATACGCGCGTATCAAGGGGTGAATGGAAGACGGCGCTGACCATGGTGCGCTCCTCAGGCATGAACCTTGAACGAATCGGCGTACTTCTTCGGATCCTTGCCATCCCAGACCACGCCGTCCGAGAGCTTGCTTGTGCGCATCGGGTCCTTGGGCACGCTGACCTTCATCGCCGAGGCGACGTCCTTGTACAGGTCTATCTGGTTGATCTGCCTGGCAATGGCCAGGTAGTCGGGGTGCTCCTTGAGGAGGCCCCACCGCTTGTGCTGCGTAAGGAACCACATGCCGTCAGACAGGTAGGGGAAGTTCACGGCGCCGTCGTCGAAGAACTTCATATGGTTCGGGTCGTCCCAGGTCTTGCCGAGACCGTTCTCGTAGCGGCCGAGGATGCGCTGGTTGATGGCGTCGGCGCTGGTGTTGATGTAGGACTTCTCGGCCACGACGTCTGCCATCTTGGCCTTGTTCTGGAGGTTGGCGTCGATCCATTTGCTCGCCTCCATGACCGCCATCATCACGGCACGGCAGGTGTTGGGATTGGCCTTCACGAACTCGCCACGCGTACCCAGGACCTTCTCGGGATGGTCTCTCCAGATGTCCTGCGTGGTGATGGCGGTCACCCCGATCTTGTCGATGATCGCGCGCTGGCCCCAGGGCTCGCCGACGCAGAAGCCGTCCATGTTGCCGACGCGCATGTTGGCCACCATTTGCGGTGGCGGCACGACGATGACCTTCGCGTCCTTGACGGGGCTGATATCGGCCGAGGCCAACCAGTAGTTGAGCCACATGGTGTGGGTGCTCGTTGGAAAGGTGCCGGCAAAGGTGTACTCGCGCTTGTCCTTGGCCATCAGCTTGGCGAGCGAGGCGGCATCGACAGCGCCCTTGTCGGCCAGCGCCTTCGACAGCGTGATGGCCTGGCCATTGCGATTCAGGCCCATCAGCACGGCCATGTCCTTCTTGGGTCCACCGACGCCGACGTGCACGCCGTAGACCAGTCCGTAGAGCACATGGGCCATGTCGAGCTCGCCGTTGACCAGCTTGTCGCGCACGCCGGCCCAACTCGCTTCCTTGCTGGGCACGATCTTCACGCCGTACTTCTTGTCGATGCCCAGCACCGAGGCCATCACCACGCTGGCGCAGTCGGTCAGCGGGATGAAGCCGATCTTGACCTCCGCCTTCTCGGGCTTGTCGGAGCCCTGGGCCCAGACGGCGGCACGCAGGGCGGGGTCGAGCCCGACGGCGCCAACGGCAGCGGCCTGCAGGACGCGGCGGCGGCTCAGTTTCGGTTTCAGCAGTTCGTTCATGGGGCGCACTCCGAGGATGAAAGACGGGAAGGCAAAAACAAAAAGGCGTCCGCACCATGCACGGGCCGCTCGAAACGAGCCCTTGCAGGATGGGGACGCCTTTGTCCGGTTCGGTGGGCCGCACCCGCCGTTGGATGCCGCCTGCCTGAGGCCTTGCGGGCCTACGCGAGTTCTCTATGCAAAGTGCATGCCATGCCTGAAAAGTCCTGGATTGCTATCGATTCAATAGCGGGTAGGGCCGATGTCGAAAGGCCTCCAGGCCGAATGGTTTGCAAC
Above is a window of Variovorax sp. RA8 DNA encoding:
- a CDS encoding CmpA/NrtA family ABC transporter substrate-binding protein; the encoded protein is MNELLKPKLSRRRVLQAAAVGAVGLDPALRAAVWAQGSDKPEKAEVKIGFIPLTDCASVVMASVLGIDKKYGVKIVPSKEASWAGVRDKLVNGELDMAHVLYGLVYGVHVGVGGPKKDMAVLMGLNRNGQAITLSKALADKGAVDAASLAKLMAKDKREYTFAGTFPTSTHTMWLNYWLASADISPVKDAKVIVVPPPQMVANMRVGNMDGFCVGEPWGQRAIIDKIGVTAITTQDIWRDHPEKVLGTRGEFVKANPNTCRAVMMAVMEASKWIDANLQNKAKMADVVAEKSYINTSADAINQRILGRYENGLGKTWDDPNHMKFFDDGAVNFPYLSDGMWFLTQHKRWGLLKEHPDYLAIARQINQIDLYKDVASAMKVSVPKDPMRTSKLSDGVVWDGKDPKKYADSFKVHA
- the ntrB gene encoding nitrate ABC transporter permease, whose protein sequence is MVSAVFHSPLDTRVSSAPASRSPIQPAAVAAPAMQDGAAAPAPPARPPHDFSWIWLRVLPPIMGFALLVLIWELVALKSTTGFPSPGAVWQQALTVFSDPFYSKGPNDQGVGWNVLSSLQRVALGFGLAAVVGIPAGFAIGRFGFLARMFNPLISLLRPVSPLAWLPIGLLVFKGANPAAIWTIFICSIWPMIINTAVGVQRVPSDYMNVARVLDLSEWKILTRILFPAVLPYMLTGVRLAVGTAWLVIVAAEMLTGGVGIGFWVWDEWNNLNVANIIIAIFVIGIVGLVLEFALIRIATAFTFEEVKT